In Arachis stenosperma cultivar V10309 chromosome 1, arast.V10309.gnm1.PFL2, whole genome shotgun sequence, one DNA window encodes the following:
- the LOC130966008 gene encoding protein transport protein SFT2 isoform X2, with protein sequence MQGWFSGQSSSSGDDQMQTSSSLLADWNSYAASQESSTLMPFDIESAVRSANETVSGTFSVVSKGVRDLPGNFQSATSNVPSGKSLVYFGLFLASGIFFIFIAFTLFLPVMVVMPQKFAICFTLGCGFIIGSFFALKGPKNQLAHMLSKERLPFTLAFIGSMIGTIYVSMVRHSYVLSVMFSVIQEQEEEVLGEVLQTHHHQDKELPKDP encoded by the exons atgcagGGTTGGTTTTCGGGACAAAGCAGTAGCAGCGGCGACGATCAGATGCAAACGTCGTCGTCTTTGTTGGCCGATTGGAACTCATACGCCGCCTCTCAGGAATCCTCCACTTTGATGCCCTTTGATATTGAATCCGCCGTTAGGTCCGCCAACGAAACCGTTTCAGGAACCTTTAGCGT GGTTTCTAAAGGCGTGAGAGATTTACCAGGAAACTTCCAGTCTGCCACTAGTAATGTTCCTTCCGGCAAATCGCTCGTGTACTTTGGTTTGTTTCTGGCAAGTGGGATATTCTTCATTTTCATAGCATTTACATTGTTCCTGCCCGTAATGGTGGTTATGCCCCAGAAGTTTGCTATTTGCTTTACACTTGGATGTGGATTTATTATTGGATCATTCTTTGCTCTCAAGGGTCCAAAGAATCAGCTTGCTCACATGTTGTCAAAGGAG AGGCTTCCTTTCACATTGGCTTTTATAGGCAGTATGATTGGTACCATATATGTATCAATGGTGCGCCATAGCTATGTTCTTTCTGTGATGTTCTCCGTTATACAG GAGCAGGAGGAAGAGGTCCTTGGAGAAGTTCTTcaaactcatcatcatcaagataAGGAATTGCCAAAGGATCCTTAG
- the LOC130966008 gene encoding protein transport protein SFT2 isoform X3 encodes MQGWFSGQSSSSGDDQMQTSSSLLADWNSYAASQESSTLMPFDIESAVRSANETVSGTFSVVSKGVRDLPGNFQSATSNVPSGKSLVYFGLFLASGIFFIFIAFTLFLPVMVVMPQKFAICFTLGCGFIIGSFFALKGPKNQLAHMLSKERLPFTLAFIGSMIGTIYVSMVRHSYVLSVMFSVIQ; translated from the exons atgcagGGTTGGTTTTCGGGACAAAGCAGTAGCAGCGGCGACGATCAGATGCAAACGTCGTCGTCTTTGTTGGCCGATTGGAACTCATACGCCGCCTCTCAGGAATCCTCCACTTTGATGCCCTTTGATATTGAATCCGCCGTTAGGTCCGCCAACGAAACCGTTTCAGGAACCTTTAGCGT GGTTTCTAAAGGCGTGAGAGATTTACCAGGAAACTTCCAGTCTGCCACTAGTAATGTTCCTTCCGGCAAATCGCTCGTGTACTTTGGTTTGTTTCTGGCAAGTGGGATATTCTTCATTTTCATAGCATTTACATTGTTCCTGCCCGTAATGGTGGTTATGCCCCAGAAGTTTGCTATTTGCTTTACACTTGGATGTGGATTTATTATTGGATCATTCTTTGCTCTCAAGGGTCCAAAGAATCAGCTTGCTCACATGTTGTCAAAGGAG AGGCTTCCTTTCACATTGGCTTTTATAGGCAGTATGATTGGTACCATATATGTATCAATGGTGCGCCATAGCTATGTTCTTTCTGTGATGTTCTCCGTTATACAG TGA
- the LOC130966008 gene encoding protein transport protein SFT2 isoform X1, whose amino-acid sequence MQGWFSGQSSSSGDDQMQTSSSLLADWNSYAASQESSTLMPFDIESAVRSANETVSGTFSVVSKGVRDLPGNFQSATSNVPSGKSLVYFGLFLASGIFFIFIAFTLFLPVMVVMPQKFAICFTLGCGFIIGSFFALKGPKNQLAHMLSKERLPFTLAFIGSMIGTIYVSMVRHSYVLSVMFSVIQVLSLGYYAISYFPGGSAGMRFLTSAFTSSIMRCFGR is encoded by the exons atgcagGGTTGGTTTTCGGGACAAAGCAGTAGCAGCGGCGACGATCAGATGCAAACGTCGTCGTCTTTGTTGGCCGATTGGAACTCATACGCCGCCTCTCAGGAATCCTCCACTTTGATGCCCTTTGATATTGAATCCGCCGTTAGGTCCGCCAACGAAACCGTTTCAGGAACCTTTAGCGT GGTTTCTAAAGGCGTGAGAGATTTACCAGGAAACTTCCAGTCTGCCACTAGTAATGTTCCTTCCGGCAAATCGCTCGTGTACTTTGGTTTGTTTCTGGCAAGTGGGATATTCTTCATTTTCATAGCATTTACATTGTTCCTGCCCGTAATGGTGGTTATGCCCCAGAAGTTTGCTATTTGCTTTACACTTGGATGTGGATTTATTATTGGATCATTCTTTGCTCTCAAGGGTCCAAAGAATCAGCTTGCTCACATGTTGTCAAAGGAG AGGCTTCCTTTCACATTGGCTTTTATAGGCAGTATGATTGGTACCATATATGTATCAATGGTGCGCCATAGCTATGTTCTTTCTGTGATGTTCTCCGTTATACAG GTTCTGTCACTTGGATACTACGCTATATCATATTTTCCTGGTGGATCTGCTGGAATGAGATTTCTGACTTCTGCTTTTACCTCTTCAATAATGAGATGTTTTGGGAGGTGA